Genomic window (Blattabacterium cuenoti):
ATTCTTTTTTTCCCCATATCATTTTATTTTTTTTATCAAAACTATTTTTAACAAAAAGAAAATAGAAATAAATTATTATAAGACTTACAATGTCTAATTAGTAAAATTATTTTATATTATTCTATTAATCAAATAAAATATCATTATAATATTACAATGTCTAATTATAATAATAAATCAGATCATCTTTTTTTATTAATTCAAACTTTATCAAAATCCGAAAAAAGAAATTTTAGACTTTATACAAATCGTATAAAAAAAAATAAATATGCGAAGTTCATGATACTATTCGAGATCATGAATAAAATGAGTTTTTACAATAAACAAAAAATATTAAAAAATACTATTATAAAAAAAGAACAATTGTCTAACATAAAAGCTCATTTATATAAACAAATTTTAATTAGTATAAAAAAATTACAGCATACAGAAGAAAATCATGACATACAAATACGTGAATATTTAGATTTTGCTAAAATTTTATACAATAAAGGCTTATATATACAAAGTTTAAAATTATTAGGAAAAGCAAAAATTATCGCAAGATCTTATGAATCTAATACCGTTCTATTAGAATTAGTAGAATTTGAAAAAATGATAGAATCTCAACATATAACTAGAAGTCTTTATTCTAGATCGGGAGAATTATCCGCAGAATCCAAAGAATTAATTGAAAGAATTCAATGTAATAACGCATTATCTAGCCTTTCTTTAGAATTATATGGTTTATATTTAAAAGTAGGATATGTCAGAAACGAAAAAGATAAAATTTTTATAGAAACATATTTTCGTACAAATATTCCAAAATTTGATATTGATAAACTTGGTTTTTACGAAAAGTTATTTTTATATCAAGCTCAAGTATGGTATCATTATATCCGACAAGATTTTGTAATGTGCTATAGATCATCTTATAAATGGGTTGAATTATTTCAAAATTATACAAAAGCTAAAAAAATAGCCCCTATAAGTTATTTAAAAGGATATCATTATTTATTAGATACCTTATTTTATTTGAATCATTATTCAAAATTTATTCATGTATTTAAAAAATTTGAAAGAGAAGTAAAAAATGGAGAAATATTGATAAATGAGAATACTAAAATATTAATTTTTATGTATACATATACAAACCGTATAAATAAACATTATATGGAAGGAAGTTTTTCGGAAGGAGTGAAAAAAGTAATTCCATCATTATTTATAGAATTGAATCAAATTTTTAATCGTTTAGATTCTCATTATATTATGGTTCTTTATTATAAAATTTCTTGTTTGTATTTTGGTAGTGGAGATAATAAAAACGCTATACGGTATTTATCAAAGATTATAGAAAATAAAAAGAAAAATTTACGACAAGATTTACAATGTTTTGCGAGACTTTTATATTTAATTGCTTGCTATGAAAGCGGATTAGATGAAAATATGGATCAAAAAATTCAATCCACATATAAATTTTTTATCCAAATGGATGATTGGTATATTGTGCAAAAAAAAATTATTCATTTTTTTCAAAATTTAGGAAATATATATCCACATCAAATTAAAAATCAATTTAAAAAATTGAGAGATAAATTAGTTAAATATTACGATCATCCTTATGAAAAAAGAACCTTTCTATATTTAGATATTATTTCTTGGATAAATTCAAAAATAGAAAATAAATCTGTAGAATTAATTATAAAAGAAAAATTCATAAAAAATAATTTAAGTGAAAAAAAACAAAATTATTTAATTCAATAACAATATGACTTTAAAAAAAAGAATCATAAAATATGAAAAAATAAAATGAATTAAAGCTTTAAATAATAAAGATAAATTTGAAAGAGCATTACAATCAATGATTGAACAAAAAAAAATAAAAATACTGAAAAATAATTTCATTATACTACATAATATATAAATAGATGTAATGTTTTTATATTTATTTTTTACAAATAAATAGACAATAAAAAATAGACCATTTACAGGTAATAAAAAAACATATATTTTTAATATAAAAGGAAAAACTGTTTTAAAACAAAGAGCGCTAAAAATGACATGAATTAAACTAAAAAAAAAAGTAAATAAATTATATATTGCAATTTTTTTAATCATAATCGGATAAGCTAAAATTATTATTATTTCTTATATGCAAAACATTATTGATGAACTCTCATGGAGAGGTTTAATTAAAAACAAAGTTCCTGGTATAGAAAATAAATTAAAAAAACCTATAACCATGTATATAGGTTTTGATCCAACATCTAATTCTTTGCACATAGGAAGTCTTTTACCTATTATTTTATTAATTCATTTTCAAAAAAAGGGACATAAATCTTTAGCATTAATTGGTGGAGCAACAGGTTTTATAGGAGATCCTTCCGAAAAAGAAGATAAAAGAATCTTTTTAAGTCAAGAAATTTTGCAAAATAATACGGAATCTATAAAAAATCAAATATTAAGACTTTTGAATTTTTATTCAGAGAAAATAGAATTATTAAATAACTTAGATTGGATTCAAAATATTTATTTTTTATATTTTATTCGTGAAATAGGGAACCATTTTACTGTAAATCACATGATATCTAAAGATTCTGTAAAAAAAAGAATTAATAATAAGAAAAACGGAATATCCTTTACTGAATTTTCTTACTCTCTTATACAAGGATATGATTTTTTGTATTTAAATAAAATAAAAAATTGCCAATTGCAAGTTGGAGGATCTGATCAATGGGGAAATATTACGACAGGTATAGAATTAATTCGAAAAAAAACAGGAAAAAAAGCGTATGGAATTACTTTTCCTTTAATCGTAAAATCTAATGGAATGAAATTTGGTAAAAGTGAAAAAGAAGAAAATATATGGTTGGATGAAAAAAAAACATCTCCATACAAATTTTATCAATTTTGGATGAATATTTCTGATTTAGAAATTGAAAAATATATAAAAATATATACTTTTTTTTCTAAAGATAAAATTGAAAATTTAATTTTAGAACATAGAAAATGTCCAAATAAAAGATTGTTACAGAGAAAATTAGCTAATGAAATAACTGAATGGGTTCATGGAAATAAAATTTCAAAAAAGATGATAGAAATCACGAATATATTATTTGAAAAAAAAAATAATCCTTTTCAATTATTGGATGAAAAAACTTTTATTTCTATATACAATTATATACCACATATGATTTTATCTTATGATGACTTTAAAAAAGGAATTTTTTTATTAGATATTTTAAAAAAAAGTGGGTTTTTCTCTTCTAAAAGTGAAGCAAATCGTGCTTTAAAAGCAAATTCAATTCACTTAAATAAAATTCTTGTAAAAGAAAATATTCTGATAAATAAAGAAAATATGATAGGAAAAAAATATCTTTTGTTCCAATTTGGAAAAAAAGAATTTTTTATTATAAAAATTGAATGAATTTAATATCCAAACTCTTTTAATTTTTTATAATCATATTTGAGATGTCCTTTCTACATATATATATGATAGTATATATACTATAAAAGTATTTTTTTTAAAAAATTTAGTATGTATTTTTACGGAATAAGGAATTTCTTTTTTATATAAAAAAAATATTTTTTACCTAATTATTTCATTTACAAAAAAACGTTCAGGTCTATTCCTTAAATAATCTTTTGGATAATAAGGTGTATGTTCAGATAATAAAGATATAATTTTATTCATTAATAAATATTGATTTATTTTTTTTAATGCAGATATTGGTAATATTAAGGAAGATATTTATGCCAATAGTTAATGGTATAATATAATGTACTTTTTATAAATTATGTACCTATTTTATCTATTTTATTAATTAATATGATAATAGGAACATTTTTTTTTAATATAATTAAATATTGAAACATATTCCAATTTTCCTATTTCTGTAGTGAGTAAAATAATATCTGCATCTTCTAATGATTTTTTTACATTCTGAATATTGCATCATAATTTTTTGCATGGGATAAATAGGATCAATCATTTATTCCAGGAGTATAAGAAAATATAATCTGATAATTATATTTATCAATAATTCCTAATATTCTATGACGAGTGGTTTGTGGTTTTTTTGTTATTATAGAAAACTTTTCTCCCACTAGGGAATTCATTAAGGTAGATTCCCCAACATGAGGATATCCTATGATATTAATAATAATAAAACCGGATTTATGAATCACTTATTATAATTTTAAATATTAATATTGTCAATTTTTTATGATTGTCTAAATACAATTCCTTGTTCTTTAAAAAAATCTATTAAGATTCTCTGATTTTTTTGTATTTTTCCTTGTATTATTTCTTTGGATAGATTATTTAAAATATCATGTTGAATCACTCTTTTTAAAGGACGAGCTCCAAAATGAGGATCGTATCCTTTTTCAGATAAATATTCTATAGCTTCATTAGTAGATTCTATATAAATATTTTTCTTATTATATAATAAATTTCCTAATTTTTTCATTTGTAATTTTACAATATCTTTGATCTCTTTTCTAGAAAGAGGTTTAAACAAAATAATTTCATCTATCCGGTTAATAAATTCAGGTCTAACAACATTTTTTAACAAATCTATTAAAGTTTTTTTTGTTGCCTCCATTCTGTTATAAGAAATTTCTTGATCAAAATTTTCCTGTATAATATCTGAT
Coding sequences:
- the tyrS gene encoding tyrosine--tRNA ligase, which encodes MQNIIDELSWRGLIKNKVPGIENKLKKPITMYIGFDPTSNSLHIGSLLPIILLIHFQKKGHKSLALIGGATGFIGDPSEKEDKRIFLSQEILQNNTESIKNQILRLLNFYSEKIELLNNLDWIQNIYFLYFIREIGNHFTVNHMISKDSVKKRINNKKNGISFTEFSYSLIQGYDFLYLNKIKNCQLQVGGSDQWGNITTGIELIRKKTGKKAYGITFPLIVKSNGMKFGKSEKEENIWLDEKKTSPYKFYQFWMNISDLEIEKYIKIYTFFSKDKIENLILEHRKCPNKRLLQRKLANEITEWVHGNKISKKMIEITNILFEKKNNPFQLLDEKTFISIYNYIPHMILSYDDFKKGIFLLDILKKSGFFSSKSEANRALKANSIHLNKILVKENILINKENMIGKKYLLFQFGKKEFFIIKIE
- a CDS encoding GTPase, with amino-acid sequence MIHKSGFIIINIIGYPHVGESTLMNSLVGEKFSIITKKPQTTRHRILGIIDKYNYQIIFSYTPGIND